The DNA region CTCCTTACATTGGGATCATCGAGGCAAAGTACCACGGCCCCATAGAACGGCACCTTGTTGGCAAATTCAACAAATGCGTTTTTGACGTCTTCGAGATTGTCGTAAATATCCAGGTGTTCTGCCTCAATGTTGGTGATCACTGCCAGAGAAGGACTGAGGCGCAAGAAGGTACGGTCAAATTCGTCCGCTTCTACAATGATAATGTCCCCTTTACCTACAACGGCATTGGTTTCTGAAAAGCTGTGAACCTTACCGCCAACCATAATGGTGGGATCAAAACTTCCGTCCTGAATCACATGTCCAACCATCGTGGTTGTAGTGGTTTTGCCATGCGTTCCGGCAATGCCGATTCCGTACTTCATTCGCATCAGCTCGGCGAGCATTTCAGCTCTTTTAATGACCGGAATACCGGCCTCAATAGCAGCCTTGGTCTCTAAGTTTTCATTGGCCTTAACGGCGCTTGTGAAAACCACAACATCGGCTCCTTCAATATTCTTTTCATCGTGGCCGATGTATATTTTGGCACCAAGTTCTCGGAGGCGTTTGATGGTATCGCCCTCCCTGGCATCAGATCCGGTTACGGTATAGCCCTTTTGAAGCAGAATCTCGGCCATGCCGCTCATACCAATTCCCCCGATCCCGACCATGTGTATATGGCGGGTTCGTCCGAAAATTGGTTGTGTTTGAATCTGTTTGCTCATTCCTTGTTATCCGGTTATCTCTTTGGTTGCAATTTCAAGTATCTCCCGTGCTATATCTGAAGCGGCGTCGGGCCTAGCCAGTTTCAATGCCGCCTTTTGCATCTCTTTAAGTTTTTCCTGGTCAAATATGAGTTTGTTTACCAGCTCAGCGAGTGTCTCTTTTGCCTTGCTGTCATCGAGAATTTCAGCAGCTCCTTCATGGGCCATAGATTGTGCATTTTTGGATTGATGATCTCCCGCAACATTCGGGGATGGTACCAGTATGCTTGGTTTGCCGGTAAGTGCCAGCTCGGAACAGGATAGAGCACCTGCTCTGCTTACCACCAGGTCTGCCACTTCATAGGCTTCCGGCATGTTATGCAGGAAATCCACAAGGCGAAGATCATCGTAATTATCCGTATGCAGTTCTGTGTGCAACTGATCGTAATACCTTGATCCGCACTGCCAGATGATCTGCAAACTCATTTCATTGTGCAGTTCATCAATATTGGCAGCCATGGCTTCATTGATACTTTTGGCTCCGCCGCTTCCTCCAAGCACTAGCAGTGTCTTTTTGGCCTGGTTGAAAGCAAAATGTTCGTAAGCTTCTCCAGTTTCAGCTTCTACAAGGTTTTTCCGTGTTGGATTGCCGGCAACCTCCGTTTTTTCAGCCGGGAGATACCGGTCTGCATCTTCAAATGCTGTAAATATTTTTCGTGCTTTTTTAGAAAGCAGACGCGTAGTCACTCCGGGAAAACTATTTTGTTCCTGCAGCACCAGGGGGATATCCTTTTTGGAAGCGACCCATCCTACCGGTCCGGAGGCAAATCCACCACAGGAGACAACCACATTTGGTTTGAACTGCGAAAGTATGGCCCAGCTTTGAACCAGGCTGCTTCCTAATTTTACAGGGAACAGTATGTTCTTCAGAGTAAATCTCCGGTGAAAACCGCTGATCCAGATACTTTTTATATCATAACCTGCCTTGGGCACGGCATCCCATTCCATATGATCCTTGGTTCCGATAAACAGAATATCTGTATTGTCATTGAATTCCTTAAGCGCATCTGCTATAGCAATGGCAGGGTATACATGACCACCAGTTCCACCGGCTGCTATGAGCACCCGTGGGCTACTCATAGCAGTGGTGGCTGGTTTGTCTTGTGATGATATGTCCTTTGTCGTGCTATGCATAAAACACTGCTCGTTTCTTGCGGTCGTGTTTCGAAATATTCAGTAAAATGCCAATCATCAGGCCGGCCGTCATGGTACTGGTACCCCCGTAGCTCACAAAGGGCATAGGCAAGCCGGTTACAGGCAGAAGGCCGCTTGCCACTCCTGCATTTACAAATCCATAAATCGTAATCATGAGGGTGCAGGAAACGGCAATCAGGGTTCCTGATACATCGGGGGCATTCTTGGCAATCTTCGCCATCCCCCTGAAGAAAATGAGTGTAAACATGAAGATCAGGGTGATGGAACCGATCAGCCCATACTCCTCGGCGATAATAGCAAAGATGAAATCGTTATAAGGAGCCGGCAGGAAATCACGCTGAGTGCTTTTCCCGATTCCCACACCGAAAATTTCACCTTGGGCTATAGCTATATGCGCTTGTTGCGCCTGGTAGCCTTCCTCACCATTAAACTCTTCACTGTTGATATCTACAATTTGGTCTACGTACTGCTGAATACGGCTCTGGCGCTCAGGTGACTGAAGTATCAGAGCTGAAGCACCTATCAATCCGATTACCACCAGCGTGCTCAGCTGCATGATGCTGATTCTGCCTATAAACATGACCAGAAGGCTCATGCTCATCAGGATGGCCGCACTGCTGAAATCTTCCAGTCCGATCAGTCCGCAGGTGATGACCACCCAGAACATGATGGGAAGAAATGCTTTTTTGAAATCCTTTATATACTCCTGTTTTTCATCCAGTAGTACAGCTACATGTACCAGAAGGGCTACCGCTGCTACGGAAGAGGGCTGGAAGGTGAATCCACCTATATTTAAGTATCGTTTGGCCCCGAACACTTCATTGCCAAAAATCATCACTCCAATCAGCAGCAGCCAGCTTACCACCATGCCAAAGCGGCTGAACTTCACCAACATGTGATAGTCAATTTTAGAAAAGATCAGCAGTACCAGGAATGCGATTCCCAGTTTCAAGGTGTGTCCCAGTACCATGCTGCCAGCTGTAGTCTGTTTCGACTCCGCGAAATAGGCGATGGATGAGTAGACGGCCAGTATGCCGAATACCATCAGGATGATCACTGATACCAGCAGAATACGGTCGCTTCCCTGCTTGGGCGTATCAATGTCATCCGGGCTGGTGCCCATGATGGATGAAATATTTTTATTTGGAGTAGTGAAGATCACGTTGTGATAATGTTCAATTTGCAGTTTTCAATGTTCAAGCAAATTCGAAATCCGAATGTCCGAAATACGAAACCGGCTATGTTTCGATCATTTGAATTTCGGATTTCGAATTTGTTTGTCATTTGATGTTCGTTATTAGGTATTTAGTCTTTAGAGTCCGTTGACTATTCTTTTAAATTCATTTCCGCGTTCCTCATAATTCTCGAACATATCGAATGAGGCACAAGCCGGACTTAACAGCACGATCTCACCGCGCTTGGTATATTTTTTCCCAAATCGAACCGCTTCTTTCATGGATTCGGCTGTTTCAAAATGGGGTACTACATTTTTTAGCTGTTCTTCAATCATCGGACGTGCTTCGCCGATAGCGATAATGGTATGCACCTTCTCACGAATCTGATCAACCAGTTCGCTGTAGTCATTGCCTTTATCCCTGCCGCCCAGTATCAGGGCCATCGGGGTATTGAAGCTGTCAAGGGCGTACCAGACGGCATTGATATTGGTAGCCTTGCTGTCGTTGATATACTTGACACCATCAACCGTGCGAACATGTTCCAAGCGATGTTCTACACCTTCAAAAGTGCGTAAACTCTCGCGGATCACATCATTTTTGATCTCTGCAGCACGGGCAGCAAGGGCGGTAGCCAGTCCGTTATTCAGATTGTGATTTCCGCTCAAACCTATTTCATTTATTGGCATAAGCACTTCTTCTTTGTTGTTGATTCGTATGATGATGTTGCTGTTGCGAACGAAAGCGCCCATCTGTAATTCGCTGCCGGTTGAAAATCCCAGCAGTCGCGGGCATCGACTTTTTTTTTAAGAGTTTCTACATGACTGTTGATCATCGGATCGTCATAGTTGTAGATGAACCAGTCATTCTCATCCTGATTTTCCGTGATTCGAAATTTGGCAGCTGCGTATTTCTCCAAGCTGTTTTCGTAACGGTCCAGGTGATCAGGCTTAATATTGAGCAACAGGCTTATATGTGGGTGGAAATAATCAATATGATCGAGCTGGAAGCTGCTTACTTCTAAAATAGCTTCCTTCTCTTTTGTGGACTCTTCCACTTGGTCTGAGAACGCATATCCGATGTTTCCTGCCAGAATATGCGGTCTGCCGGCTGTTTTCCATGTATGAGCCATCCAGCTTGCCACTGTAGTTTTACCGTTGCTGCCGGTTACGGCCACCATAGGGCTCCGGTTAAACCAGCTTGCTACTTCCATTTCGGAGAAGACGCCTTTTCCGTCTTCTAGATACTCTTGCACAAGGGGTGCCCGTGTTGGTACTCCGGGGCTGATCACCAGAAATTCTCCTTCTCTTGCCTTGGCCGAATGACCTGACTCTTCAAATTCAATACCTTCTGAGGTCAGACGATTCTTGAAGTTTTGCGATAATTCCTTGTTATCGGTAACAAATACCCGGGCCCCTTTACGATGCAGCAAAGACGCAACCGCAACACCGCTGCGAGCAGCTCCAACTACGACGATATGTCTGTTTTCAACTTCTCTCATCGCAACTTCAGGGTTAATAGACTGATAATTCCGAGCAATACCGCAATAATCCAGAAACGCACAACAATCTTTGACTCCGACCATCCTTTTTTCTCAAAATGGTGATGGATGGGAGTCATCAGAAAGACACGCCTTCCTTCTCCATATTTCTTTCTTGTATACTTAAACCAGCTGGTCTGGATGATGACCGAAAGTGTTTCCAAAAAGAATATTCCACAGATAATTGGCAGCAAGAGTTCTTTGTGAATCATCAGGGCAAGAGCACCGAAACCGCCTCCGATAGCAAGCGAGCCGGTATCTCCCATAAACACTTCTGCGGGATGGGTGTTATACCAAAGAAAACCCATGCAGGCTCCAACCATGGAAGCGCAAAAGATGGTCAGTTCCCCGGCTCCCGGCAGGTAGAGTATGTCGAGAAAACTTGAGAAGTCGGTTCTGCCCGATACATAAGCAAAGATGCCCAGGATCAGCCCGGCTATGGCAGAAGTGCCAGCAGCCAGGCCGTCCAAGCCGTCTGTAAGGTTCGTCGCATTGCTGGTAGCCGTGATGATGAATACCACTACCGGGATATAGATGATCCATCCCAGGGATTCACCGAATACGGCGTAATCAATATTTACATTCTTCAAAAAGGGTACGGTGGAAAGAGTGTTGAAATCCTGAAATTCCGGCCAGAAATACAGTACACTACCCAATGCGATGCCGACTGTTATTTGTCCGGCCAGCTTGAAGCGTCCGCTGAG from Halalkalibaculum roseum includes:
- the mraY gene encoding phospho-N-acetylmuramoyl-pentapeptide-transferase, translating into MLFELIDWLEKTYAPPGFSAFAFITTRSAVAAAMALFISLLIGGRIIRWLEKMQLREVIRDDIGLDSHLGKAHTPTMGGMIILLAVLIPTLLWMPMDSIYTWMIVLVTLILGIVGFIDDYIKVVKKDKSGLSGRFKLAGQITVGIALGSVLYFWPEFQDFNTLSTVPFLKNVNIDYAVFGESLGWIIYIPVVVFIITATSNATNLTDGLDGLAAGTSAIAGLILGIFAYVSGRTDFSSFLDILYLPGAGELTIFCASMVGACMGFLWYNTHPAEVFMGDTGSLAIGGGFGALALMIHKELLLPIICGIFFLETLSVIIQTSWFKYTRKKYGEGRRVFLMTPIHHHFEKKGWSESKIVVRFWIIAVLLGIISLLTLKLR
- a CDS encoding Mur ligase family protein, which codes for MREVENRHIVVVGAARSGVAVASLLHRKGARVFVTDNKELSQNFKNRLTSEGIEFEESGHSAKAREGEFLVISPGVPTRAPLVQEYLEDGKGVFSEMEVASWFNRSPMVAVTGSNGKTTVASWMAHTWKTAGRPHILAGNIGYAFSDQVEESTKEKEAILEVSSFQLDHIDYFHPHISLLLNIKPDHLDRYENSLEKYAAAKFRITENQDENDWFIYNYDDPMINSHVETLKKKVDARDCWDFQPAANYRWALSFATATSSYESTTKKKCLCQ
- the murD gene encoding UDP-N-acetylmuramoyl-L-alanine--D-glutamate ligase, whose product is MGAFVRNSNIIIRINNKEEVLMPINEIGLSGNHNLNNGLATALAARAAEIKNDVIRESLRTFEGVEHRLEHVRTVDGVKYINDSKATNINAVWYALDSFNTPMALILGGRDKGNDYSELVDQIREKVHTIIAIGEARPMIEEQLKNVVPHFETAESMKEAVRFGKKYTKRGEIVLLSPACASFDMFENYEERGNEFKRIVNGL
- the murG gene encoding undecaprenyldiphospho-muramoylpentapeptide beta-N-acetylglucosaminyltransferase, whose amino-acid sequence is MSSPRVLIAAGGTGGHVYPAIAIADALKEFNDNTDILFIGTKDHMEWDAVPKAGYDIKSIWISGFHRRFTLKNILFPVKLGSSLVQSWAILSQFKPNVVVSCGGFASGPVGWVASKKDIPLVLQEQNSFPGVTTRLLSKKARKIFTAFEDADRYLPAEKTEVAGNPTRKNLVEAETGEAYEHFAFNQAKKTLLVLGGSGGAKSINEAMAANIDELHNEMSLQIIWQCGSRYYDQLHTELHTDNYDDLRLVDFLHNMPEAYEVADLVVSRAGALSCSELALTGKPSILVPSPNVAGDHQSKNAQSMAHEGAAEILDDSKAKETLAELVNKLIFDQEKLKEMQKAALKLARPDAASDIAREILEIATKEITG
- a CDS encoding FtsW/RodA/SpoVE family cell cycle protein encodes the protein MGTSPDDIDTPKQGSDRILLVSVIILMVFGILAVYSSIAYFAESKQTTAGSMVLGHTLKLGIAFLVLLIFSKIDYHMLVKFSRFGMVVSWLLLIGVMIFGNEVFGAKRYLNIGGFTFQPSSVAAVALLVHVAVLLDEKQEYIKDFKKAFLPIMFWVVITCGLIGLEDFSSAAILMSMSLLVMFIGRISIMQLSTLVVIGLIGASALILQSPERQSRIQQYVDQIVDINSEEFNGEEGYQAQQAHIAIAQGEIFGVGIGKSTQRDFLPAPYNDFIFAIIAEEYGLIGSITLIFMFTLIFFRGMAKIAKNAPDVSGTLIAVSCTLMITIYGFVNAGVASGLLPVTGLPMPFVSYGGTSTMTAGLMIGILLNISKHDRKKRAVFYA